A stretch of Romeriopsis navalis LEGE 11480 DNA encodes these proteins:
- a CDS encoding response regulator transcription factor — MKRILIVDDDITLRTALVRYLGKRGYAVLDAASGVEALALFERDPADLIVSDILMPEMDGFEFCRRLRASRMGQLVPFLFLSSKAEVEDRVHGHSIGADDYVIKPFEPRELLAKIEAQLERSRRTHAEIVRLMQQSGPAAAPAPPPPQPLPLTPAEEKVFWQVIQGHTNKQIGEFLFVSPRTVQTHLSNILNKLQLENRSQLVRYAFEHGYTPPLDKVAAEA; from the coding sequence ATGAAGAGAATTTTAATTGTTGATGACGACATTACCTTACGTACAGCATTAGTACGCTATCTGGGTAAACGGGGTTATGCCGTATTAGATGCGGCTTCCGGTGTCGAAGCGCTCGCTTTATTTGAGCGTGACCCGGCCGATCTGATTGTTTCGGATATTTTGATGCCAGAGATGGATGGATTTGAATTTTGCCGTCGCCTGCGTGCGAGTCGCATGGGGCAATTGGTGCCATTCTTATTTCTGTCTAGTAAAGCGGAAGTGGAAGATCGTGTCCATGGGCACTCGATCGGTGCCGATGACTATGTCATTAAGCCGTTTGAACCACGTGAATTGCTTGCCAAAATTGAGGCCCAACTCGAGCGATCGCGCCGCACCCATGCTGAAATTGTGCGTCTGATGCAGCAAAGTGGTCCTGCGGCTGCACCGGCACCGCCGCCACCCCAACCGTTGCCCCTGACTCCAGCGGAAGAGAAAGTCTTTTGGCAAGTGATTCAAGGCCACACGAATAAGCAGATTGGTGAATTCTTGTTCGTGAGTCCGCGGACTGTGCAAACGCATTTGAGTAATATCCTCAATAAATTGCAGCTGGAAAACCGTTCACAGCTAGTGCGTTATGCCTTTGAGCATGGCTACACACCACCCCTTGATAAGGTTGCGGCAGAAGCCTAA
- a CDS encoding GUN4 domain-containing protein: protein MTNVDSSIRPDVEHQAEDLGEQFRSATEKQQLQLVDALIATDAIGLSVLCDHLKDYLAQGCPVSPIGLVPPVVAKAYHQLYQTGLATAFLKATFPQGIVPLHSQNNVDYLSLQQLLVRQEWEQADKLHNLKLCEAANETALGRKWIYFSEVNSVSITDLRTLNALWMAHSGGKFGYSVQREIWLGCGKNWDKFWPKIHWKDGIVWTRYPGRFNWSLNAPRGHLPLSNQLRGVQVMTALMNHPAWTPDAD from the coding sequence ATGACAAACGTTGATAGCTCCATCCGCCCTGACGTCGAACACCAAGCGGAAGATCTTGGTGAACAGTTTCGATCGGCCACTGAAAAGCAGCAGCTGCAATTAGTGGATGCGCTGATTGCGACGGATGCGATCGGCTTGTCTGTCCTCTGCGATCACCTCAAGGATTATCTGGCCCAAGGTTGTCCCGTTAGCCCGATTGGGTTGGTCCCACCCGTTGTGGCTAAGGCCTATCATCAGCTGTATCAAACTGGACTTGCGACAGCATTTCTCAAGGCGACTTTTCCCCAAGGCATTGTGCCACTGCATTCCCAAAATAACGTGGATTATTTGTCATTGCAGCAGTTGCTCGTTCGGCAGGAGTGGGAACAAGCCGATAAGTTGCATAATCTGAAATTATGTGAGGCGGCGAATGAAACTGCCTTGGGGCGCAAATGGATTTATTTTTCGGAAGTTAATAGCGTCTCGATCACCGATTTGCGGACGTTGAATGCACTGTGGATGGCGCATTCTGGTGGTAAATTTGGCTACTCCGTGCAGCGGGAAATTTGGCTCGGCTGTGGCAAGAATTGGGATAAGTTTTGGCCGAAGATTCACTGGAAAGACGGCATTGTTTGGACGCGCTATCCGGGTCGTTTTAATTGGAGTCTGAACGCCCCACGGGGCCATTTGCCACTGTCGAATCAGTTGCGTGGTGTACAGGTGATGACGGCGTTAATGAATCATCCCGCCTGGACTCCAGACGCCGACTAG
- a CDS encoding GAF domain-containing sensor histidine kinase, with protein sequence MVIPENRLFCRLDGVTPQARTQHRLDVLTDLGLLEPDSAVAFEEAVQTAVQFIDLPIGILSIVEPERECIKSATGLSRLGVMNPLARERQWSIEDSFGVHVVDSQQVLVLRDATTHPAFAQSAMVQQYGIQAYLGAPLMTASGDCVGVLSVLSTQAYEFSQQDIEFLVLNARLAMSEYERQQLDRAQTEASQAELNSASLHSMEGRNAVSPPVSTPLKFELLAQLTQELRTPLTSVMGMASVLTREVYGPLTSKQKEYLDIIHHSGEYLLSLVQEVLELSSLDMSQQQLNLSSLDIEMLCQQAIGTLDQAASRRDQQIRLTVEPGNRIWYLDKEKMRQMLYHLIFSVVHSSAAGSIVRLHVSNKGSGLRLTVWTSHPHLGEGMPFGDSYLGSDYDDSYEMSGSGVAVLAPPKQVAAATVQKSDGYQKNLGLLLGRQIVELHGGQIQIQGSGVPGYRYVITLPRLMPPADTTMPQ encoded by the coding sequence ATGGTAATCCCTGAGAATCGGCTATTCTGTCGTCTAGACGGTGTCACCCCGCAGGCGCGAACGCAGCATCGCTTAGATGTATTGACGGATTTGGGTCTGCTGGAGCCAGACAGTGCTGTGGCGTTTGAAGAGGCTGTACAAACAGCCGTGCAATTTATCGATCTGCCGATCGGTATCTTAAGCATTGTGGAACCGGAACGTGAATGTATTAAATCGGCTACGGGCCTCTCGCGCTTGGGCGTGATGAATCCCTTGGCCCGTGAACGGCAATGGTCGATCGAGGATTCCTTCGGCGTCCATGTTGTTGATAGTCAGCAAGTCTTGGTTCTGCGAGATGCGACGACTCATCCAGCCTTTGCCCAAAGTGCAATGGTGCAGCAGTACGGAATCCAGGCATACCTGGGTGCGCCGTTGATGACCGCAAGTGGCGATTGTGTCGGCGTATTATCGGTCCTCTCGACCCAGGCGTATGAATTTAGTCAGCAGGATATTGAATTTCTGGTGCTAAATGCGCGGCTGGCGATGAGTGAATATGAGCGTCAGCAACTTGATCGAGCCCAAACAGAAGCGAGTCAGGCAGAATTAAATTCTGCTTCACTTCACTCAATGGAAGGCCGGAATGCGGTATCGCCACCAGTATCGACCCCGCTGAAGTTTGAACTGTTAGCGCAGCTGACCCAAGAACTCCGCACGCCGCTGACTTCTGTCATGGGGATGGCGAGTGTCTTAACGCGGGAAGTGTATGGTCCGTTAACCAGCAAGCAAAAAGAATACCTCGACATTATTCATCACAGTGGTGAATATCTCTTGTCATTGGTCCAAGAGGTGTTGGAACTGTCGAGTCTCGATATGAGCCAGCAACAGCTAAATCTTTCGTCGCTAGACATTGAGATGCTTTGTCAGCAGGCGATCGGGACACTCGATCAGGCTGCGAGTCGGCGTGATCAGCAGATTCGTTTGACGGTAGAACCCGGTAACCGCATCTGGTATCTGGATAAGGAGAAGATGCGGCAAATGCTGTATCACTTGATTTTCAGCGTGGTACATAGCTCCGCTGCTGGCAGTATTGTGCGGTTGCACGTGTCGAATAAAGGCAGTGGTCTGCGTCTGACGGTGTGGACTTCCCATCCGCACTTAGGCGAAGGCATGCCCTTTGGGGATAGCTATCTGGGTTCGGACTATGATGATAGCTATGAAATGAGCGGTAGCGGCGTTGCGGTATTAGCTCCGCCGAAGCAAGTCGCAGCGGCAACGGTCCAAAAGAGTGACGGCTACCAGAAAAATCTGGGTTTGTTGCTTGGGCGGCAAATTGTTGAACTGCACGGGGGGCAAATTCAGATTCAAGGTAGTGGTGTACCGGGTTATCGCTATGTGATCACGTTGCCACGATTGATGCCCCCAGCGGATACCACTATGCCGCAATAG
- a CDS encoding tetratricopeptide repeat protein — MATFVKTAQLAINNVPEPIVDNPKTPLMQQAAAAFEAGEAERLANHPSAALEHYGQALAISQAEGYRKFESTLWHSIAQTYALAKDYQRAETYYKTAIKLAKTTRHTEILGPAQAELAQIYTHQGQLKRALPLYRQSLANLSQTGDAKTAQHVLQQTKKVEIALKPKANVAAKAKPAKPAQPAKPKVKIAIAPETIVLPAERTTAPKVKATPDVLMTSDLDPEPPSQEQMPLVQSVVNDAM, encoded by the coding sequence ATGGCAACATTCGTCAAAACGGCCCAGTTGGCCATCAACAATGTCCCGGAACCGATCGTTGACAATCCCAAGACACCCCTGATGCAACAAGCTGCCGCCGCTTTCGAAGCCGGCGAAGCCGAACGCTTAGCGAATCATCCCAGTGCCGCCTTAGAACACTACGGCCAAGCCTTAGCAATCAGTCAGGCGGAAGGGTATCGCAAATTTGAAAGCACGCTATGGCATAGCATTGCCCAAACCTACGCCCTCGCCAAGGACTATCAACGGGCCGAGACCTATTACAAAACCGCGATCAAGCTTGCCAAAACAACTCGCCACACCGAAATTCTGGGACCGGCTCAAGCCGAACTCGCACAAATCTACACCCACCAAGGCCAACTCAAGCGGGCATTACCGCTCTATCGTCAATCCCTCGCAAACCTGAGCCAGACTGGCGATGCCAAAACAGCACAGCACGTCTTGCAGCAAACCAAGAAAGTTGAAATTGCGCTGAAACCGAAAGCCAACGTGGCAGCCAAGGCCAAACCAGCAAAACCGGCCCAACCAGCGAAGCCCAAGGTGAAGATTGCGATCGCCCCTGAAACTATCGTCTTACCAGCAGAGCGAACCACAGCCCCCAAGGTTAAAGCCACTCCGGATGTTCTGATGACCAGCGATCTTGATCCAGAGCCACCCAGCCAGGAGCAAATGCCACTCGTTCAATCGGTCGTCAATGATGCCATGTAG
- a CDS encoding tetratricopeptide repeat protein — translation MAIKFHKRQTIKRHRLAWFSKSGAWLVIRPRSLRQPRSKAPANIYLRQEDSDRLLRQRSLYAAQNGDCAFALKGFNHLITRNPGNAADYNNRGLVYFQSGQLALALADYNYAISLDPNLANVYNNRANYYAALGELTLAIEDYDQAIRIDPMNVRAWINQGITFREMELYDQAVENFVYALDINQHSGDPTTQKMLEGHIFAERGHSYHLAGDWNCAIAEYHRALAILDDRDLFTEMGSSFHLKQQLEEWLRELTQPLMSENFSSDLDGV, via the coding sequence ATGGCAATCAAATTCCACAAGCGTCAAACCATCAAGCGGCATCGCTTGGCTTGGTTTTCCAAATCGGGGGCTTGGCTCGTAATCCGACCACGTTCACTCCGTCAACCAAGATCCAAAGCACCAGCAAATATTTATTTGCGGCAGGAGGACTCTGATCGATTGCTCCGACAACGATCGCTCTATGCCGCGCAAAATGGCGACTGTGCGTTTGCTTTGAAGGGCTTTAATCATCTGATTACGCGTAATCCTGGCAATGCGGCTGACTATAATAATCGCGGGTTGGTCTATTTTCAGTCGGGCCAGTTGGCGTTGGCGTTAGCGGACTACAACTATGCGATCAGCCTTGATCCGAATCTGGCGAACGTCTATAACAACCGTGCTAACTACTACGCGGCGTTGGGCGAATTGACCTTGGCGATCGAGGATTATGACCAAGCGATTCGGATTGATCCGATGAATGTCCGTGCTTGGATTAACCAGGGCATTACATTCCGGGAAATGGAATTGTACGATCAAGCCGTTGAAAATTTTGTCTATGCGTTAGATATTAACCAGCACAGTGGTGATCCGACAACTCAAAAGATGCTTGAAGGGCATATCTTTGCGGAGCGTGGTCATTCTTACCATTTAGCCGGTGACTGGAACTGTGCGATCGCGGAATATCACCGAGCGCTGGCGATTTTAGACGATCGCGATTTGTTTACGGAAATGGGATCTTCGTTCCATCTCAAGCAGCAGCTTGAAGAATGGTTACGGGAACTGACTCAGCCGCTGATGAGTGAAAATTTCAGTAGCGACCTTGATGGTGTCTAA
- a CDS encoding glycosyltransferase, with protein MKVDRRDPELTLGDNFSYVTVLSTDTYIEGVIVLHRSLQRSQARYPFLVLVTPNLSDLTFQLLQRYGIEYRLIGPIELNTDVPDHQVRWQWTYSKLQIFNQTQFDKLVYLDADMLVYQNIDELFHQPHMAAVNAGGMLPEYASWTDFNSGLMVIEPSELLYEDMLAKLPELYMPAGGDQDFLNAYYPEWQSQPEKHLDHSYNIFHEHVDRYQQLHGYQLIGNRRQVGKSIKVIHYVGERKPWLMKERLFEQQQFSLAMVQRNLKHTARYLLRTTRKWLPEKYQQRMPRAVGDRLQQQTLQHWLRMYQT; from the coding sequence GTGAAAGTCGATCGCCGTGACCCGGAGTTGACGCTGGGTGATAATTTTAGCTATGTCACTGTCCTCTCGACGGATACCTATATTGAAGGGGTAATTGTGTTGCATCGTTCCCTACAACGATCGCAAGCACGTTATCCCTTTTTGGTTTTAGTGACACCAAATTTATCGGATCTGACGTTTCAACTGTTGCAGCGTTATGGGATTGAATATCGGCTGATTGGACCGATTGAATTGAATACTGATGTTCCGGATCATCAAGTGCGGTGGCAGTGGACTTATTCGAAGCTGCAAATTTTCAATCAGACGCAGTTTGATAAGTTGGTGTATCTCGATGCGGATATGCTGGTTTACCAAAATATTGATGAGCTGTTTCATCAGCCGCATATGGCCGCGGTGAATGCTGGTGGTATGTTGCCCGAGTATGCCAGTTGGACGGATTTTAACTCAGGGTTGATGGTAATTGAACCGTCGGAACTGCTTTACGAAGATATGTTGGCGAAGTTGCCCGAACTCTACATGCCGGCCGGTGGTGATCAGGATTTTCTGAATGCGTATTATCCGGAGTGGCAGTCGCAGCCGGAAAAGCACCTCGACCACAGCTACAATATCTTCCATGAGCATGTCGATCGTTATCAACAATTGCATGGTTATCAGCTAATCGGGAATCGGCGGCAAGTTGGTAAATCCATCAAAGTGATTCACTATGTGGGTGAACGGAAGCCCTGGCTAATGAAGGAGCGGCTGTTTGAGCAGCAACAATTTTCGTTGGCGATGGTACAGCGAAATCTCAAGCATACGGCCCGTTATCTATTGCGCACGACCCGTAAGTGGTTGCCCGAAAAATATCAGCAGCGGATGCCGCGGGCGGTGGGCGATCGGCTTCAGCAGCAGACGCTTCAGCATTGGTTGCGGATGTATCAGACTTAG
- a CDS encoding thiol-disulfide oxidoreductase DCC family protein — MTSVQSTVTATTTPPSWQIKLLYDGACPLCLREVNFLTKKDAGRGLVAFVDVAADDYDPAKNGGVDFATAMGVIHAVRPDGSLVKNVAVFREVYEILGMGWIYAITKLPVIGPLADWVYGIWADWRLAVTGRGSLAEVVAAREQRLADCSEEGRCRIGG; from the coding sequence ATGACTTCTGTTCAATCGACTGTGACTGCGACGACGACTCCGCCCAGTTGGCAAATCAAATTGCTTTACGATGGCGCTTGCCCGCTCTGTTTGCGTGAGGTGAATTTTCTCACGAAGAAAGATGCGGGGCGAGGATTGGTCGCGTTCGTGGATGTTGCGGCGGATGACTATGACCCAGCGAAAAATGGTGGCGTCGATTTTGCAACGGCAATGGGTGTGATTCATGCGGTGCGACCCGATGGTTCGCTGGTGAAAAATGTGGCAGTTTTTCGTGAGGTGTATGAAATCCTCGGCATGGGCTGGATTTATGCAATTACGAAGTTGCCGGTGATTGGCCCGTTAGCGGATTGGGTGTATGGGATTTGGGCCGATTGGCGATTGGCGGTAACTGGTCGCGGTAGTTTGGCCGAAGTGGTGGCTGCACGTGAACAGCGGTTGGCGGATTGTAGTGAGGAAGGTCGTTGTCGGATCGGTGGCTAG
- a CDS encoding DUF3885 domain-containing protein produces the protein MKFEAIKLEQPLFYNNPYGLRFEIGPEELDIWVDFDRGVLNHQYLKIAVARSIAIFETVFAPNDPIAIAYQTHSDGRSRIRQGNYLFKQITELDARSLKFSKHREIYTDDLAGPRECWRRVVISSIAVQDVNYRHILQALVNMDFSRRRQPAIGGQCYFINHTNGLVLNLYDDRGMDVVAPQRQPLETLYQRHNAWILDRNREDIDKVFA, from the coding sequence ATGAAATTTGAGGCCATCAAACTTGAGCAACCGCTGTTCTACAACAACCCCTATGGATTGCGGTTTGAGATTGGCCCCGAAGAATTGGATATTTGGGTCGATTTCGATCGTGGCGTCCTAAATCACCAATATCTCAAAATCGCGGTGGCGCGATCAATCGCCATCTTTGAAACAGTCTTTGCGCCAAATGACCCGATTGCCATCGCCTACCAAACGCATTCCGATGGTCGTAGCCGGATTCGCCAAGGCAACTATCTGTTTAAGCAAATTACCGAGTTGGATGCGCGATCGCTCAAGTTTTCCAAGCACCGTGAGATCTATACCGACGATTTAGCAGGCCCACGTGAATGTTGGCGACGGGTTGTGATTTCCAGCATTGCCGTCCAAGATGTGAATTATCGCCATATCCTCCAGGCGCTCGTCAATATGGATTTTAGTCGTCGCCGCCAACCCGCGATCGGCGGTCAATGCTACTTCATCAATCACACCAACGGCTTAGTGCTTAACCTGTATGACGATCGAGGCATGGATGTCGTCGCACCGCAGCGGCAACCACTAGAGACGCTCTACCAAAGACACAACGCCTGGATACTCGATCGCAATCGCGAGGACATCGACAAGGTATTCGCGTAA
- a CDS encoding DUF4377 domain-containing protein, translating into MIAGTAVCHAAITTQATSMPQPLPLRPTRRLTSKFMKVTVSPARKSCQGMIPMQCLVVDGETFFSEIDGFQFEPGYNYTLMIRQNPRSPDGGIIADASIYRYQLVNVYQKTQSK; encoded by the coding sequence ATGATTGCTGGCACGGCGGTTTGTCATGCAGCAATCACGACACAAGCAACCAGTATGCCGCAGCCCCTGCCCCTGCGCCCGACAAGAAGACTTACATCGAAGTTTATGAAAGTGACAGTATCACCGGCAAGGAAGTCCTGCCAGGGCATGATACCGATGCAATGTCTCGTTGTGGATGGCGAAACCTTTTTTAGTGAAATCGACGGATTCCAGTTTGAGCCTGGATACAATTACACATTAATGATTCGCCAAAACCCACGTAGCCCTGACGGCGGCATCATCGCGGATGCCAGCATTTATCGCTATCAGCTGGTTAATGTTTATCAGAAAACTCAGTCCAAGTAA
- a CDS encoding ribosomal protein L7/L12 yields MAPRFEIVVESFPADHIPVLRAMRSILGSGLKETKELLNYAQTNCPCVLLAGMEQAVAETMANQLISAGVTANIQTSSLRHPMLISPNFDQRYETHWLFGLRQVSEDD; encoded by the coding sequence ATGGCACCACGCTTTGAAATTGTTGTCGAGTCCTTCCCCGCCGATCACATTCCAGTGCTGCGGGCAATGCGTTCCATACTTGGCTCCGGTCTGAAGGAAACTAAGGAACTATTGAATTACGCCCAAACCAACTGCCCCTGCGTTTTACTCGCTGGAATGGAGCAAGCTGTGGCTGAGACTATGGCAAATCAGTTGATCAGTGCAGGCGTCACCGCAAATATCCAAACGTCATCGTTGCGGCATCCAATGCTGATCAGTCCCAACTTCGATCAACGGTATGAAACGCATTGGCTATTTGGACTACGCCAAGTCAGTGAGGATGACTGA
- a CDS encoding FtsW/RodA/SpoVE family cell cycle protein: protein MKLNQFIPFFDTTARDWSTEARFLRWLTFVWLMLGFMVMCSASFPAGIQEFNNGWHYPIRQTINLVIGMVFFNIIVHSPLKRMLNIAHWGVLIFLALIFATRLPGVGTSVNGAARWIPIGPFLLQPSEFIKPFLVLQSARIFGQWDNLTWRTRLTWLGIFCVVLFAILLQPNLSTTALCGITIWLIALAAGLPMYYMSMTAGGGLLLATISITFREYQRKRVMSFLNPWNDAQGDGYQLTQSLMAVGSGKLLGSGFGQSQQKMGFLPIQYTDFIYAIFAEEFGLIGGIFLLTLMIAYASLALWISTKAKTNIYRLIAIGIMVLIVGQAMLNIGVATGALPTTGLPFPMWSYGGSSLWSSLISAAILIRVARENTEAEIVDMGDRSPRRQRVLDFPGRKARRR from the coding sequence GTGAAGCTAAATCAGTTCATCCCATTTTTTGATACGACGGCAAGGGATTGGTCAACTGAAGCACGATTTTTACGCTGGCTGACGTTTGTTTGGCTCATGCTGGGGTTTATGGTGATGTGCTCCGCATCCTTCCCAGCAGGCATCCAGGAATTTAATAACGGCTGGCACTACCCGATCCGGCAGACGATTAACCTCGTCATCGGCATGGTGTTTTTCAATATCATTGTCCACTCCCCACTGAAGCGTATGTTAAACATCGCGCATTGGGGAGTTTTAATTTTTCTTGCCCTGATTTTTGCAACCCGCCTCCCCGGTGTAGGAACTTCCGTTAACGGTGCGGCCCGTTGGATTCCGATCGGCCCGTTTTTGCTACAGCCTTCAGAATTTATTAAGCCATTTTTGGTATTACAGAGTGCCCGGATTTTTGGTCAATGGGATAATTTGACCTGGCGCACTCGCTTGACTTGGCTCGGCATTTTCTGCGTGGTATTGTTTGCCATCTTGCTACAGCCAAACCTAAGTACCACAGCACTTTGCGGCATCACGATTTGGCTCATTGCCCTAGCGGCAGGATTACCCATGTACTACATGAGTATGACCGCCGGTGGTGGCTTACTGTTGGCCACCATCAGTATTACCTTCCGGGAATACCAGCGGAAACGGGTGATGTCATTCCTCAATCCTTGGAACGATGCCCAAGGTGATGGTTATCAGCTCACCCAAAGTTTAATGGCCGTGGGTTCTGGTAAGCTTCTCGGCTCTGGATTCGGTCAATCACAGCAGAAGATGGGCTTTCTCCCAATTCAATACACTGACTTTATCTATGCAATTTTCGCCGAGGAGTTTGGCTTAATCGGTGGAATTTTCTTGCTCACCCTGATGATTGCCTATGCCAGCTTGGCCCTCTGGATTTCGACCAAAGCCAAAACAAACATTTACCGACTGATTGCGATCGGCATCATGGTGCTGATCGTTGGTCAAGCCATGCTAAATATCGGCGTAGCCACTGGTGCGCTGCCAACGACGGGTTTGCCATTCCCCATGTGGAGTTATGGCGGTAGTTCGCTGTGGTCGAGTCTGATATCAGCAGCGATTTTGATTCGGGTGGCACGGGAGAATACTGAAGCCGAGATTGTCGATATGGGCGATCGGTCCCCCCGTCGCCAGCGGGTACTGGATTTTCCGGGTCGTAAGGCACGTCGGCGTTAA
- a CDS encoding zinc-dependent alcohol dehydrogenase: protein MLAAVLYGQEDLRLENVPAPEPGPGEIVIQVKAATTCGTDLKVWRRGGHARMLKPPTLFGHEAAGIISALGSGVTQWQVGDRVVPNNSAPCGQCFFCDRQAYSLCKDLIFNNGTFAQYLKIPAPIVNQNLLPIPDNLSYGMASMTEPLACVLHGIARSNAQPGDRIVLLGDGAIGLMFVAALAAGDHVGKPSEIIVFGGSPQRLQVAEQLGATQTYLHRAVENIPGLVKSLTDGWGADIVIEATGKPQAWELAIACGRPGSTVNLFGGCPGGTTISVNTEQLHYNELTLKGVFHNTPEFVRSALDFIAQGTAPLELLLSDQQPLQNLGQVFNDMRDRQVIKVAMRPD from the coding sequence ATGTTAGCGGCTGTGCTTTATGGTCAGGAAGACCTCCGACTCGAAAATGTCCCGGCACCCGAACCCGGACCAGGAGAAATCGTCATTCAGGTCAAAGCGGCCACAACCTGTGGCACTGACCTCAAAGTTTGGCGGCGCGGTGGTCATGCGCGGATGCTCAAACCACCCACCTTATTTGGTCATGAGGCTGCCGGTATAATTAGCGCACTCGGCTCCGGCGTCACCCAATGGCAAGTCGGTGACCGAGTCGTCCCGAATAATTCCGCCCCTTGCGGCCAATGCTTCTTCTGCGATCGCCAAGCATATTCCCTCTGCAAGGATCTGATTTTCAACAACGGCACCTTTGCCCAATATTTGAAAATTCCCGCCCCGATCGTCAATCAAAATCTCCTGCCCATTCCCGACAATCTGTCCTATGGCATGGCCTCCATGACGGAACCCTTGGCCTGCGTGCTCCATGGCATCGCTCGGTCCAATGCCCAACCGGGTGATCGGATTGTCTTACTCGGCGATGGGGCGATCGGGCTAATGTTTGTCGCCGCTCTGGCGGCAGGCGATCACGTTGGTAAACCATCCGAAATTATCGTCTTTGGTGGCAGTCCCCAACGGCTGCAAGTCGCCGAACAGCTCGGCGCGACCCAAACCTACTTACATCGCGCAGTGGAGAACATACCTGGCTTAGTCAAATCACTCACCGATGGCTGGGGTGCCGATATCGTGATTGAAGCCACGGGTAAGCCGCAAGCCTGGGAACTTGCGATCGCCTGTGGGCGTCCGGGGTCAACAGTGAACTTATTTGGTGGCTGCCCCGGTGGCACAACAATTTCGGTCAACACCGAACAGCTTCACTACAATGAATTGACCCTCAAGGGCGTATTTCACAACACGCCCGAGTTTGTCCGGTCAGCCCTCGACTTTATTGCCCAGGGAACGGCTCCTTTAGAGCTTCTCCTAAGCGATCAACAACCGCTCCAAAACTTGGGGCAAGTCTTCAACGACATGCGTGATCGGCAAGTGATTAAAGTCGCCATGCGACCGGATTAG
- the recA gene encoding recombinase RecA — MATKTDNSSDKQKALDLVLGQIERNFGKGSIMRLGDATQMKVETIPTGALTLDLALGGGLPKGRVIEIYGPESSGKTTVALHALAEVQRQGGVAAFVDAEHALDPVYASNLGVDIENLLVSQPDTGEAALEIVDQLVRSAAVDVVVIDSVAALVPRAEIEGEMGDHHVGLQARLMSQALRKITGNIGKSGCTVIFINQLRLKIGVTYGSPETTTGGQALKYYSSVRLDIRRIQTLKKGTEEYGNRAKVKVAKNKVAPPFRIAEFDIIFGKGISTLGCLVDLAEETGIIIRKGAWYSYNGENISQGRDNAIKYLEENNAVMQEIEKLVMQKLDMGVSVSANTVGAESDVKLDEAEDAAPAAATTTTSKKKK; from the coding sequence ATGGCTACCAAAACTGACAATTCTTCTGATAAGCAAAAGGCTCTCGACCTAGTGCTCGGTCAAATCGAGCGCAATTTTGGTAAAGGCAGCATCATGCGTCTGGGTGATGCCACTCAGATGAAAGTGGAGACAATTCCGACGGGTGCCTTAACGTTAGATCTGGCATTGGGCGGTGGTTTACCCAAAGGTCGGGTAATTGAAATTTATGGCCCAGAAAGTTCCGGTAAAACGACCGTCGCACTCCATGCCCTCGCCGAAGTTCAGCGCCAAGGTGGTGTCGCGGCATTCGTCGATGCGGAGCATGCCCTCGACCCGGTTTATGCCTCGAACTTAGGTGTCGATATTGAAAATTTACTGGTTTCCCAACCCGATACAGGGGAAGCAGCGCTGGAAATCGTTGATCAACTGGTCCGATCGGCAGCCGTTGATGTCGTCGTGATTGACTCCGTTGCGGCTTTAGTCCCACGGGCGGAGATTGAAGGCGAGATGGGCGATCACCACGTCGGTCTGCAAGCCCGCCTGATGAGCCAAGCGCTGCGGAAAATCACCGGTAACATCGGTAAATCCGGCTGTACCGTGATCTTTATTAACCAGTTGCGTTTGAAGATTGGTGTGACCTACGGTAGCCCGGAAACCACAACGGGTGGTCAGGCGCTGAAATACTACTCCTCCGTCCGCTTGGACATCCGCCGGATTCAGACCTTAAAGAAAGGCACTGAAGAGTATGGCAACCGGGCCAAGGTCAAGGTCGCGAAAAATAAAGTCGCACCGCCATTCCGTATCGCTGAATTTGATATCATCTTTGGTAAAGGGATTTCGACTCTAGGCTGCTTGGTTGACCTAGCCGAAGAAACCGGCATCATCATTCGTAAGGGCGCTTGGTACAGCTATAACGGTGAAAACATCAGCCAGGGCCGCGACAACGCAATCAAGTACCTGGAAGAGAATAATGCCGTCATGCAGGAAATCGAGAAGCTGGTGATGCAGAAGCTCGATATGGGGGTTTCGGTTTCAGCCAATACGGTTGGCGCTGAGTCCGACGTGAAACTGGATGAAGCCGAAGATGCAGCACCCGCCGCTGCGACAACTACAACTTCGAAGAAGAAAAAGTAA